A DNA window from Gigantopelta aegis isolate Gae_Host chromosome 4, Gae_host_genome, whole genome shotgun sequence contains the following coding sequences:
- the LOC121370184 gene encoding ras-related and estrogen-regulated growth inhibitor-like, producing MAEVGCGSHDVREENTKVWGGSPVIDPPSTSSKFLRKITGMKKSKTFRVAVLGQDGVGKTAFTVRFLTRRFIGDYDPTLEQIYHCKRVVRDTMVEFAVLDTAGPNTKDHLEDSIKWADAFVLLYSVADRCSFIECHRIKFIITNTKPGYLSSHHSSSAPVFLVGNQSDRIWDRMVTAKEGQSAAVGMGCNAFYEISVLASVEPAMDIVEELFATQMKTKALKQSRGLSLPRLDQSRSMSEADSDSKMCAMPRLKRREDMFSSN from the exons ATGGCCGAAGTGGGGTGCGGTTCGCACGACGTACGGGAGGAAAACACGAAGGTGTGGGGTGGTAGCCCGGTAATAGACCCGCCTAGTACGTCGTCTAAATTTCTAAGAAAAATAACAGGTATGAAAAAGTCGAAGACATTTCGAGTGGCGGTTCTAGGGCAGGACGGAGTGGGAAAAACTG CGTTCACAGTTCGATTCCTGACCAGACGGTTCATTGGCGACTACGACCCAACGCTTG AACAGATATATCACTGTAAGCGAGTTGTCCGGGACACAATGGTGGAATTCGCTGTGTTGGATACAGCGGGGCCG aaCACAAAAGATCATTTGGAAGACTCTATCAAATGGGCAGACGCATTCGTCTTACTGTATTCAGTAGCGGATAGATGCAGCTTCATCGAGTGTCACCGAATTAAGTTCATTATCACCAACACCAAACCCGGCTATCTAAGCAGTCATCACAGCAGCTCTGCTCCAGTGTTCCTTGTGGGCAACCAGAGTGACAGGATCTGGGACAGGATGGTCACGGCCAAGGAGGGACAGTCGGCGGCTGTAGGGATGGGGTGCAATGCATTCTACGAGATCTCCGTGCTGGCGTCGGTGGAACCGGCTATGGATATTGTTGAGGAGCTGTTTGCCACTCAGATGAAGACCAAAGCGTTAAAACAGAGCAGGGGCCTGTCTCTACCTCGCCTCGACCAGTCGAGATCTATGTCAGAAGCAGACTCCGATTCTAAGATGTGCGCCATGCCGAGGTTGAAGAGACGGGAGGACATGTTCTCATCTAACTGA